A section of the Serratia liquefaciens ATCC 27592 genome encodes:
- a CDS encoding patatin-like phospholipase family protein, which translates to MGYRIPITLGNIEPLAYKPYRPGKMALVCEGGGQRGIFTAGVLDEFQRARFNPFDLMIGTSAGAQNLSAFICGQMGYARRVITRYTTSAEFFNPLRFVRGGHLIDLDWLIDTTSQQLPLAMDVAEKHLIDGREFLMCACRSDDFEPTYLPAQRASWLPAIKASSAIPGFYRMGVDLDGVSYQDGGISDAIPVEEAYRRGADTIVVIRTVPSQMYYTPQWMKRMEHWLSESSLQQMVRILQHHEQSYHRIQQFIEKPPGKLRIFEIFPPKPLASNALGSRLTSLNQDYHLGRRCGRYFLATVGHWLVEQDKLDGMKVKKALSRRLIQPENVVMPSPIITDVAHPRELSTQPEPNLAAREIILPGDVPPGEGGLL; encoded by the coding sequence TTGGGATACAGAATACCCATCACGCTCGGCAATATAGAACCGCTGGCGTATAAACCTTACCGGCCCGGCAAAATGGCGCTGGTATGTGAAGGGGGCGGGCAGCGCGGCATTTTTACCGCCGGCGTGCTGGACGAGTTTCAGCGTGCCCGCTTTAATCCTTTTGATCTGATGATCGGCACTTCTGCCGGCGCGCAAAATCTCTCGGCCTTTATTTGTGGCCAGATGGGCTATGCGCGACGGGTGATCACCCGTTACACCACCTCCGCTGAATTCTTTAACCCGCTGCGCTTCGTGCGTGGCGGGCATTTGATCGATCTCGACTGGTTGATCGACACCACGTCGCAACAGCTGCCGCTGGCAATGGACGTGGCGGAAAAACACCTGATCGATGGCCGTGAATTCCTGATGTGCGCCTGCCGCAGCGATGACTTTGAACCCACTTACCTGCCAGCGCAGCGTGCCAGTTGGTTGCCGGCGATCAAGGCATCCAGCGCCATTCCGGGTTTTTACCGTATGGGCGTGGATTTGGACGGCGTCAGCTATCAGGACGGTGGCATCAGCGATGCGATCCCAGTCGAAGAGGCCTATCGTCGTGGCGCGGACACCATCGTGGTGATTCGTACCGTGCCTTCGCAGATGTATTACACCCCGCAGTGGATGAAGCGCATGGAGCACTGGCTGAGCGAAAGCAGCCTGCAGCAGATGGTGCGCATCCTTCAACACCACGAACAAAGCTATCACCGCATTCAGCAATTCATTGAGAAGCCGCCCGGCAAGCTGCGCATCTTTGAAATTTTCCCGCCGAAGCCGCTGGCCAGCAATGCCTTGGGCAGCCGGCTGACCTCGCTCAATCAGGACTATCATCTGGGGCGCCGCTGCGGCCGCTATTTCCTGGCGACCGTCGGGCACTGGCTGGTCGAGCAGGACAAACTGGACGGTATGAAGGTGAAAAAGGCGCTGTCGCGCCGTTTGATCCAGCCTGAGAATGTCGTTATGCCTTCGCCGATCATCACCGACGTGGCACACCCGCGCGAACTTTCCACGCAGCCGGAGCCCAATCTGGCCGCGAGAGAAATTATTCTGCCGGGTGACGTACCCCCGGGTGAAGGGGGGTTGCTGTGA
- a CDS encoding TatD family hydrolase, with amino-acid sequence MTPDFTDTHCHFDFPPFSGQELESLALAERAGVRRIIVPTVTADRFARVVKLARDYPPLFAALGLHPLYIAQHQEAELEQLAGFLASRPRKLVAVGEIGLDLYMENPQFERQQRLLKAQLKLAKEHDLPVILHSRRSHDQLAAMLRRSEVPRRGVVHGFAGSLSQAQAFIRLGYYIGVGGTISYERAQKTRSVMAQLPLTSLLLETDAPDMPLAGYQGQPNRPERAAEVFQELCRLRPESAEDIAAQLQHNTHALFTL; translated from the coding sequence GTGACCCCAGATTTCACCGATACCCACTGCCACTTCGATTTCCCGCCGTTCAGCGGACAGGAGCTTGAAAGCCTGGCGTTGGCCGAACGGGCGGGCGTAAGGCGTATTATCGTGCCGACGGTGACTGCCGACCGCTTTGCGCGGGTGGTAAAACTGGCGCGCGACTATCCGCCGTTGTTCGCAGCCCTCGGGCTGCACCCGCTGTATATTGCCCAGCATCAGGAAGCGGAGCTTGAACAGTTGGCGGGTTTTCTGGCCAGCCGACCTCGGAAGCTGGTGGCGGTGGGGGAGATTGGTCTGGATCTGTATATGGAGAACCCGCAGTTCGAACGGCAACAGCGGCTATTGAAGGCCCAGTTGAAACTGGCTAAAGAACACGACCTGCCGGTGATCCTGCATTCCCGCCGCAGCCACGATCAGCTGGCGGCGATGCTGCGTCGTAGTGAAGTGCCACGTCGTGGCGTCGTACATGGTTTTGCCGGTAGCCTGTCGCAGGCGCAGGCGTTTATACGCCTGGGCTATTACATTGGCGTGGGGGGCACCATCAGCTATGAGCGGGCGCAGAAAACCCGTAGCGTGATGGCTCAATTGCCGTTGACCTCCTTGCTGTTGGAAACCGATGCGCCGGACATGCCGCTGGCCGGTTACCAGGGGCAGCCCAACCGCCCTGAACGTGCCGCCGAAGTTTTCCAGGAACTGTGCCGCTTGCGCCCCGAGTCAGCCGAGGATATTGCCGCCCAGTTGCAACACAACACTCACGCCCTGTTTACCCTTTAG
- a CDS encoding NupC/NupG family nucleoside CNT transporter has protein sequence MQLIMSLVGMAVLIAIAVLLSSNRRAINLRTVIWAFVLQVAIGALVLYVPVGRAILGGMSAGVANVIAYGNQGISFIFGGLVSDKMFEVFGGGGFVFALRVLPVIVFFSSLIAVLYYLGIMQLVIRVLGGGLQKLLGTSRTESLSATANIFVGQTEAPLVVRPYIATMTQSELFTVMCGGLASVAGSVLAGYAQMGVPLEYLIAASFMAAPGGLLFAKLMVPETEKTHDKDDAMKLIAEDERPANVIDAAASGAASGMQLALNVGAMLLAFIALIALLNGILGGIGGWFDYPQLSLELILGWVFSPIAFLIGVPWHEAMAAGSFIGQKIIVNEFVAYMNFGAYLRPDDVVAAEGLQVLSAHTKAIISFALCGFANLSSVAILLGGLGSMAPNRRHDIARFGLKAVAAGTLSNLMSATIAGFFLAL, from the coding sequence ATGCAACTCATCATGAGCCTGGTTGGCATGGCGGTGCTGATCGCCATTGCGGTGCTGCTCTCCAGCAACCGCCGCGCGATTAACCTGCGCACCGTTATTTGGGCATTTGTTCTTCAGGTCGCCATCGGCGCGCTGGTGCTGTACGTTCCAGTTGGTCGCGCGATTCTCGGCGGCATGTCGGCGGGCGTAGCTAACGTGATCGCCTACGGCAACCAGGGGATCTCCTTCATCTTCGGTGGCCTGGTTTCCGACAAGATGTTTGAAGTCTTCGGCGGCGGCGGTTTTGTGTTCGCGCTGCGCGTACTGCCGGTGATCGTGTTCTTCTCCTCGCTGATTGCGGTGCTGTATTACCTCGGTATCATGCAATTGGTGATCCGCGTGTTGGGCGGTGGCTTGCAAAAGCTGCTGGGTACCTCACGGACCGAATCACTGTCGGCGACCGCTAATATTTTCGTCGGCCAAACCGAGGCCCCGCTGGTGGTGCGCCCGTATATCGCTACCATGACCCAGTCTGAGCTGTTTACCGTGATGTGCGGTGGCCTGGCCTCGGTAGCCGGTTCCGTATTGGCAGGTTATGCCCAGATGGGGGTGCCGCTGGAATATCTGATCGCCGCTTCATTTATGGCTGCTCCGGGTGGCTTGCTGTTCGCCAAGCTGATGGTGCCGGAAACCGAAAAAACCCACGATAAAGACGACGCGATGAAATTGATCGCAGAAGATGAACGCCCGGCCAACGTGATCGATGCGGCAGCTTCAGGTGCGGCTTCCGGCATGCAGCTGGCGCTGAACGTCGGCGCGATGCTGTTGGCGTTTATCGCGTTGATCGCTTTGCTGAACGGCATTCTTGGCGGTATCGGCGGCTGGTTCGATTATCCGCAGCTGTCGCTGGAACTGATACTTGGCTGGGTATTCTCACCGATCGCCTTCCTGATCGGCGTGCCTTGGCATGAAGCGATGGCGGCCGGCTCGTTTATTGGCCAGAAGATTATCGTTAACGAATTCGTCGCCTACATGAACTTCGGTGCTTACCTGCGTCCGGACGACGTGGTGGCGGCAGAAGGGCTGCAGGTGCTGTCGGCGCACACCAAGGCGATCATCTCCTTTGCGCTGTGCGGCTTTGCCAACCTGTCGTCGGTGGCGATCTTGCTCGGCGGTCTGGGCAGTATGGCGCCGAACCGTCGTCATGACATCGCGCGCTTCGGCCTGAAAGCCGTGGCTGCGGGTACGCTCTCCAACCTGATGAGTGCGACCATCGCCGGGTTCTTCCTGGCGCTGTAA
- the deoC gene encoding deoxyribose-phosphate aldolase, producing MTELTAAAQRALTLMDLTTLNDDDTDEKVIALCRQANSPAGHTAAICIYPRFIPVARKALREQGTPDIRIATVTNFPHGNDDIEIALAETRAAIAYGADEVDVVFPYRALIAGNEQVGFELVKQCKQACQAANVLLKVIIETGELKQASLIRKASEIAINAGADFIKTSTGKVPVNATLESAELMMSVIRDLGVAKTVGFKPAGGVRTAEDALHYLQLADRILGEGWADARHFRFGASSLLASLLTTLGHSAGQSGSGY from the coding sequence ATGACCGAATTAACCGCAGCAGCGCAACGTGCGCTGACCTTAATGGATTTGACCACGCTGAACGACGATGACACCGATGAAAAAGTGATCGCGCTGTGTCGTCAGGCCAATAGCCCGGCCGGCCATACGGCGGCCATCTGTATTTACCCGCGTTTTATCCCGGTGGCGCGCAAGGCTCTGCGTGAGCAGGGGACGCCGGACATCCGCATTGCGACCGTCACCAATTTCCCGCATGGCAACGACGATATTGAAATCGCGCTGGCGGAAACGCGCGCGGCTATCGCCTATGGCGCCGATGAGGTGGACGTGGTGTTCCCTTACCGCGCGCTGATCGCCGGTAACGAGCAGGTGGGTTTTGAACTGGTCAAACAGTGCAAGCAGGCTTGCCAGGCCGCCAACGTGCTGTTGAAAGTGATCATTGAAACCGGTGAGCTCAAGCAGGCCAGCCTGATCCGTAAAGCATCGGAAATCGCCATCAACGCCGGCGCTGACTTTATCAAAACCTCTACCGGTAAAGTGCCGGTCAACGCAACGCTCGAAAGCGCGGAGCTGATGATGTCGGTGATCCGCGATCTTGGCGTTGCCAAAACGGTGGGCTTCAAGCCGGCCGGTGGCGTACGCACAGCGGAAGACGCGCTGCATTATCTGCAACTTGCCGATCGTATTCTGGGCGAAGGTTGGGCCGATGCGCGTCATTTCCGCTTCGGGGCTTCCAGTCTGTTAGCCAGCCTGCTGACGACGCTGGGCCACAGTGCCGGGCAGTCCGGCAGCGGTTACTGA
- the deoA gene encoding thymidine phosphorylase codes for MFLAQEIIRKKRDGQPLNEAEIRFFINGIRDNVVSEGQIAALAMTIYFHDMTMPERVALTMAMRDSGTVLDWKSLSLNGPLVDKHSTGGVGDVTSLMLGPMVAACGGYVPMISGRGLGHTGGTLDKLEAIPGFNIFPDDNAFRKIIQDVGVAIIGQTSSLAPADKRFYATRDITATVDSIPLITASILAKKLAEGLDALVMDVKVGSGAFMPTYALSADLAQAIVGVANGAGCKTTALLTDMNQVLASSAGNAVEVREAVRFLTGEYRNPRLLEVTMALCVEMLLSGGLAKDDADARAKLQAVLDNGKAAEVFGRMVAAQQGPTDFVERYDSYLPAATLSKPVYAEKKGIISAMDTRALGMAVVSLGGGRRRATDSIDYSVGLTEMARLGDKVDTQQPLAVIHANDEETWQQAAEAVRSAMVLSDKAPEVTPVVYKRITE; via the coding sequence TTGTTCCTGGCCCAAGAAATTATCCGTAAGAAACGTGACGGTCAGCCGTTGAACGAAGCAGAAATTCGCTTTTTCATCAATGGCATCCGTGACAACGTCGTTTCAGAAGGTCAAATTGCCGCGCTGGCGATGACCATTTATTTCCACGATATGACCATGCCGGAGCGCGTGGCGCTGACCATGGCAATGCGTGATTCCGGTACCGTGCTGGACTGGAAAAGCCTGTCACTGAACGGGCCACTGGTCGACAAGCACTCCACCGGCGGCGTGGGCGATGTCACTTCGCTGATGCTGGGCCCGATGGTGGCGGCTTGCGGCGGCTATGTGCCGATGATCTCCGGCCGTGGTTTGGGCCATACCGGCGGTACGCTGGACAAGCTGGAAGCGATCCCGGGCTTTAATATCTTCCCGGACGACAATGCCTTCCGCAAAATTATTCAGGACGTGGGCGTGGCGATTATCGGCCAAACCAGCTCGCTGGCACCGGCGGACAAACGCTTCTACGCGACCCGTGATATCACTGCTACCGTAGATTCCATTCCGCTGATCACCGCCTCTATTCTGGCGAAGAAGCTGGCGGAAGGCCTGGATGCGTTGGTGATGGACGTCAAAGTCGGTTCCGGTGCCTTTATGCCAACCTACGCACTGTCGGCCGATTTGGCGCAGGCGATTGTTGGCGTAGCCAACGGCGCCGGGTGCAAAACCACCGCGCTGTTGACCGACATGAACCAGGTGCTGGCCTCCAGCGCCGGTAACGCCGTGGAAGTTCGCGAAGCCGTGCGCTTCCTGACCGGCGAATACCGCAACCCGCGCCTGCTGGAAGTGACGATGGCGCTGTGCGTGGAAATGCTGCTTTCCGGTGGCCTGGCGAAAGATGATGCCGATGCGCGTGCCAAACTGCAGGCAGTGCTGGACAATGGTAAAGCGGCAGAAGTGTTTGGCCGTATGGTCGCCGCACAGCAGGGCCCGACCGATTTCGTCGAGCGCTACGACAGCTATCTGCCTGCCGCAACCCTCAGCAAGCCGGTTTACGCTGAGAAAAAAGGTATCATCAGTGCAATGGATACCCGTGCACTGGGCATGGCGGTGGTGTCCCTGGGCGGCGGTCGTCGCCGTGCAACCGACAGCATCGACTACAGCGTGGGCCTGACTGAGATGGCGCGCCTGGGCGACAAAGTGGATACCCAGCAGCCGCTGGCGGTGATCCATGCCAACGACGAAGAGACTTGGCAGCAGGCGGCCGAAGCGGTACGCAGTGCGATGGTGCTGAGCGACAAAGCGCCGGAAGTGACGCCAGTAGTCTACAAGCGCATCACGGAATAA
- the deoB gene encoding phosphopentomutase has protein sequence MKRTFIMVLDSFGIGASEDAERFGDKGSDTLGHIAEVCARGEANVGRQGPLTLPNLSRLGLGKAAEESTGTFPQGLDRNADIIGAYAYASELSSGKDTPSGHWEIAGVPVLFDWGYFSDEHNSFPQELLDKLVERANLPGYLGNCHSSGTVILDQLGEEHMKTGKPIFYTSADSVFQIACHEETFGLDRLYELCEIAREELTEGGYNIGRVIARPFLGDKPGNFQRTGNRHDLAVEPPAPTVLKKLVDEKGGEVVSIGKIADIYANVGITKKVKATGIDALFDATVTEMEKAGDNTIVFTNFVDFDSSYGHRRDVAGYAAALELFDRRLPELLKLVKDEDIIIFTADHGCDPTWPGTDHTREHIPVLIYGPKVKPGSLGHRETFADIGQTVASYFGVSPMDYGKSML, from the coding sequence ATGAAACGTACATTTATTATGGTATTAGACTCATTCGGTATTGGCGCGAGCGAAGATGCCGAGCGTTTTGGCGACAAGGGTTCCGACACTCTGGGTCACATCGCCGAGGTCTGCGCGCGCGGTGAAGCCAACGTTGGCCGTCAGGGCCCGTTGACGCTGCCTAACCTGAGCCGTCTGGGCCTGGGCAAGGCCGCGGAAGAATCCACCGGCACCTTCCCGCAAGGGCTGGATCGCAATGCGGACATCATCGGCGCCTATGCTTACGCCAGCGAACTCTCTTCCGGTAAAGATACGCCGTCAGGCCACTGGGAAATCGCCGGCGTGCCGGTACTGTTCGATTGGGGCTATTTCAGCGACGAACACAACAGCTTCCCGCAGGAGCTGCTGGACAAGCTGGTCGAGCGCGCTAACCTGCCGGGCTACCTCGGTAACTGCCACTCATCCGGCACTGTGATCCTCGACCAACTGGGCGAAGAGCACATGAAAACCGGCAAGCCGATTTTCTATACCTCTGCCGACTCGGTATTCCAGATCGCCTGCCACGAAGAGACCTTCGGCCTGGATCGTCTGTATGAACTCTGTGAAATCGCCCGTGAAGAGCTGACCGAAGGCGGTTACAACATTGGCCGCGTGATCGCTCGTCCATTCCTGGGCGACAAGCCGGGCAACTTCCAGCGTACCGGTAACCGTCACGATCTGGCCGTAGAGCCACCGGCGCCAACCGTGCTGAAAAAGCTGGTGGACGAGAAGGGCGGCGAAGTGGTGTCGATCGGTAAAATTGCCGATATCTACGCCAACGTGGGCATCACCAAAAAGGTCAAGGCTACCGGCATCGACGCGCTGTTCGACGCAACCGTGACCGAAATGGAAAAAGCCGGTGACAACACTATCGTGTTCACCAACTTCGTTGATTTTGACTCCTCTTACGGCCACCGCCGCGACGTTGCGGGCTATGCCGCTGCGCTGGAGCTGTTCGACCGCCGTCTGCCGGAGCTGCTGAAACTGGTGAAAGATGAAGATATCATTATCTTCACCGCTGACCACGGCTGCGACCCGACCTGGCCGGGCACCGACCACACCCGTGAGCACATTCCGGTCCTGATTTACGGTCCGAAAGTGAAACCGGGTTCGTTGGGCCACCGTGAAACCTTCGCCGACATCGGCCAGACCGTAGCCAGCTACTTTGGCGTGTCACCGATGGATTACGGTAAATCCATGCTCTAA
- the deoD gene encoding purine-nucleoside phosphorylase yields the protein MATPHINAEMGDFADVVLMPGDPLRAKYIAETFLEGAVEVNNVRGMLGFTGTYKGRRISVMGHGMGIPSCSIYARELIAEFGVKKIIRVGSCGAVRDDIKLRDVVIGMGACTDSKVNRLRFKDHDYAAIADFDMVRNAVDAAAAQGIPARVGNIFSADLFYTPDPDMFQVMKKYGILGVEMEAAGIYGVAAELFEEFGSKALTICTVSDHILRHEATTAAERQTTFNEMIIIALESVLLGDKA from the coding sequence ATGGCTACGCCGCACATTAATGCTGAAATGGGTGATTTCGCTGACGTAGTACTGATGCCGGGCGATCCGCTGCGTGCAAAATACATCGCGGAAACTTTCCTGGAAGGCGCGGTGGAAGTGAACAACGTGCGTGGCATGCTGGGCTTCACCGGTACCTACAAGGGCCGCAGAATCTCCGTAATGGGCCACGGTATGGGTATCCCATCCTGCTCCATCTATGCGCGTGAACTGATTGCCGAATTCGGCGTGAAGAAAATCATCCGTGTGGGTTCTTGCGGCGCGGTGCGTGACGATATCAAACTGCGTGACGTGGTGATTGGTATGGGTGCTTGCACCGATTCCAAAGTAAACCGTCTGCGTTTCAAGGATCACGACTACGCGGCAATCGCCGACTTCGATATGGTGCGTAATGCCGTAGACGCGGCAGCAGCGCAGGGTATCCCGGCGCGTGTGGGCAACATCTTCTCCGCTGATCTGTTCTATACGCCGGATCCGGATATGTTCCAGGTGATGAAGAAGTACGGCATCCTGGGCGTGGAAATGGAAGCGGCCGGTATCTACGGCGTGGCGGCTGAGCTGTTCGAAGAGTTCGGTTCCAAGGCACTGACCATTTGTACCGTCTCCGACCACATTCTGCGTCATGAAGCGACCACCGCTGCAGAGCGTCAAACCACCTTTAATGAAATGATCATTATCGCGCTGGAATCTGTGCTGCTGGGCGACAAAGCCTAA
- a CDS encoding helix-turn-helix domain-containing protein: MISLEQVLRKGPAASKALTDALGISQPTLSRRIRVLAEAVLAMGKGRATRYALRRAVAEETYFPLYQVDEQGTA, from the coding sequence ATGATCAGCCTCGAGCAAGTTCTGCGTAAGGGGCCCGCCGCGTCGAAAGCACTCACTGATGCGCTGGGTATTAGCCAACCGACGCTGTCGCGCCGTATCCGTGTACTGGCGGAAGCGGTACTGGCTATGGGTAAAGGCCGAGCCACTCGCTATGCCTTGCGCAGGGCCGTGGCGGAGGAGACGTATTTTCCACTCTATCAGGTGGATGAGCAGGGCACAGCATGA